The proteins below come from a single Mycolicibacterium sp. TY81 genomic window:
- a CDS encoding MCE family protein, which produces MLTRLARFQLAIFGVVTVICLALITTSYLHLPAAVGLGVYNVDAKFVVGGGIYQNANVTYRGVTVGRVTNVGLTDNGVTARMRLNTDTPVPDNVTATVKSVSAIGEQYIDLVPPAGASKNMLKGGATIGVDRTAVGQDIVDLLNQAQSLVSSISNTRLQDLLRESFKAFNGSGPELSRMIQSSRLLVDEANANTNEINKLLDQAGPLLKAQIRAGADLKTMASSLATLTGEAAQADPQIRSVLKTVPGAVDTVNETFDGIRPTFPVLAANLANFGRIGVIYHKSIEQALVIFPALIAALLTDAGQLPIDEGGKLDFKISLGQPPCMTGFIPAPENRTPADTTVRDLPKDLYCKTAQSDPSTVRGARNYPCMEYPGKRAPTVQICRDPRGYVPLGSNPWRGPPVPYDTPINDPRNITPPNRFPMIPPGADYDPGPPSVQLPPGVPAGPGPAPNAPFPLPYPPSDPGPQPLPWPFFAPPDQVTPPYAINNPPAPGPEGQPQASGPKGPQSTTYDANTGVFADPAGGTGVFNAGSSNGDAGESWVDLMKDPRQV; this is translated from the coding sequence TTGTTGACCCGTCTTGCGCGTTTCCAGCTGGCGATCTTCGGTGTCGTCACCGTCATCTGCCTCGCGCTGATCACGACGTCGTACCTGCACCTGCCGGCCGCTGTCGGTCTCGGTGTCTACAACGTGGACGCCAAGTTCGTCGTCGGTGGCGGCATCTACCAGAACGCCAACGTCACCTACCGCGGCGTGACGGTCGGCCGCGTGACGAACGTCGGCCTGACCGACAACGGCGTGACGGCCCGGATGCGGCTCAACACCGACACCCCGGTGCCGGACAACGTCACCGCCACGGTCAAGAGCGTGTCCGCGATCGGTGAGCAGTACATCGACCTGGTGCCGCCCGCCGGCGCCTCGAAGAACATGCTCAAGGGCGGCGCCACCATCGGCGTCGACCGGACCGCGGTCGGTCAGGACATCGTCGACCTGCTCAACCAGGCCCAGAGTCTGGTGAGCAGCATCAGCAACACCCGCCTGCAGGACCTGTTGCGCGAGTCGTTCAAGGCGTTCAACGGATCGGGTCCGGAACTGTCGCGGATGATCCAGTCGTCGCGACTGCTGGTGGACGAGGCCAACGCCAATACCAACGAGATCAACAAGCTGCTCGATCAGGCCGGCCCGCTGCTGAAGGCGCAGATCCGCGCCGGTGCTGATCTCAAGACCATGGCCAGCAGCCTCGCGACGCTGACCGGTGAAGCCGCCCAGGCCGATCCGCAGATTCGGTCGGTGCTCAAGACCGTCCCGGGCGCCGTCGACACCGTCAACGAGACGTTCGACGGCATCCGCCCGACGTTCCCGGTGCTGGCGGCCAACCTCGCCAACTTCGGCCGCATCGGCGTGATCTATCACAAGTCGATCGAGCAGGCCCTGGTGATCTTCCCGGCGCTCATCGCGGCGCTGCTGACCGACGCCGGCCAGTTGCCCATCGACGAAGGCGGCAAGCTGGACTTCAAGATCAGCCTGGGCCAGCCGCCGTGCATGACGGGTTTCATCCCGGCGCCGGAGAACCGCACACCGGCCGACACCACCGTGCGCGACCTGCCGAAGGACCTCTACTGCAAGACCGCGCAGAGCGATCCGAGCACCGTCCGCGGTGCCCGCAACTACCCGTGCATGGAGTACCCGGGCAAGCGCGCCCCCACGGTGCAGATCTGCCGTGACCCGCGTGGTTACGTGCCGCTCGGCAGCAACCCGTGGCGCGGTCCGCCAGTGCCGTACGACACCCCGATCAACGACCCGCGGAACATCACCCCGCCGAACCGGTTCCCGATGATCCCGCCGGGCGCCGACTACGACCCGGGCCCGCCGTCGGTGCAATTGCCGCCGGGGGTGCCCGCCGGGCCGGGACCTGCGCCCAACGCGCCGTTCCCGCTGCCGTACCCGCCGAGCGATCCGGGTCCGCAGCCGCTGCCCTGGCCGTTCTTCGCGCCGCCGGATCAGGTGACTCCGCCGTACGCGATCAACAACCCGCCGGCGCCCGGCCCCGAGGGCCAGCCGCAGGCAAGCGGGCCGAAGGGGCCGCAGAGCACGACGTACGATGCGAATACCGGGGTCTTCGCTGACCCTGCCGGCGGTACGGGAGTGTTCAACGCCGGCTCGAGTAACGGCGACGCAGGCGAGTCCTGGGTCGACCTGATGAAGGATCCAAGGCAGGTTTAA
- a CDS encoding MCE family protein, producing MKTVVKARTTRRATRVLALGSSAVVLAGCQFGGLNSLDMPGTQGHGAGSYTITVQLPDVATLPQNSPVMVHDVTVGSVSGVDAVQRPDGTFYAAVKLSLNGDVKLPANARAKVAQTSLLGSQHVQLSDPVDEAPQGRLKPGAEIPLSHTGRYPTTEEVLSSLGLVVNKGNLGALQDITDEAYAAVAGRAGQFVDFIPRLAELTQSLDKQTTDIIGAMDGLNRFASILAKSKDSLGRTLDTLPGAIKVLNDNRKNIVDAFTALRKLAVVGAKVMTATKDDFAADFKDIFPVIKAFNDNADEFIHDLDLLPTFPFSSKYFRNAVRGDYLNVYVTFDLTLRRLGETVFTTSGAFDPNMRHLDEIVNPPDFLLGALANLSGQAADPFQIPAGTATQHGGVKP from the coding sequence ATGAAGACGGTGGTGAAAGCACGCACCACGCGCAGGGCGACCAGGGTCCTCGCACTCGGATCGAGTGCCGTGGTGCTCGCCGGTTGCCAGTTCGGTGGCCTGAACTCGCTGGACATGCCGGGTACGCAGGGCCACGGCGCCGGTTCGTACACCATCACCGTGCAGCTGCCCGACGTCGCGACGTTGCCGCAGAACTCGCCGGTGATGGTCCACGACGTCACCGTCGGCAGCGTGTCAGGAGTCGACGCCGTGCAGCGCCCCGACGGCACGTTCTACGCCGCGGTGAAGCTGTCCCTCAACGGTGACGTCAAGCTGCCGGCGAACGCCAGGGCGAAGGTCGCCCAGACCTCGCTGCTGGGTTCGCAGCACGTGCAGCTGTCCGACCCCGTCGACGAGGCTCCGCAGGGCCGGCTCAAGCCGGGCGCGGAGATTCCGCTTTCGCACACCGGCCGCTACCCGACCACCGAAGAGGTGCTGTCGTCGCTGGGGCTGGTGGTGAACAAGGGCAATCTCGGTGCGCTGCAGGACATCACCGACGAGGCCTACGCCGCGGTCGCCGGGCGGGCCGGGCAGTTCGTGGACTTCATCCCGCGGTTGGCCGAGCTCACCCAGTCCCTGGACAAGCAGACCACCGACATCATCGGGGCCATGGACGGGCTGAACCGCTTCGCCTCGATCCTGGCCAAGAGCAAGGACAGCCTTGGCCGCACGCTGGACACGCTGCCGGGTGCGATCAAGGTCCTCAACGACAACCGCAAGAACATCGTGGATGCGTTCACCGCACTGCGGAAGCTCGCGGTGGTCGGCGCGAAGGTGATGACCGCGACGAAGGATGACTTCGCGGCGGACTTCAAGGACATCTTCCCGGTGATCAAGGCGTTCAACGACAACGCCGACGAGTTCATCCACGACCTGGACCTGTTGCCGACGTTCCCGTTCTCCAGCAAGTACTTCCGCAACGCGGTGCGTGGCGACTACCTGAACGTGTACGTGACGTTCGACCTGACGCTGCGTCGTCTCGGTGAGACGGTGTTCACCACATCGGGGGCCTTCGACCCGAACATGCGGCACCTGGACGAGATCGTCAACCCGCCGGACTTCCTGTTGGGTGCGCTGGCGAACCTGTCCGGACAGGCCGCCGATCCGTTCCAGATTCCAGCAGGCACAGCGACGCAACACGGAGGGGTGAAGCCGTAA